In Thermotomaculum hydrothermale, a single genomic region encodes these proteins:
- the rpmH gene encoding 50S ribosomal protein L34, giving the protein MQPTYRPNRRKRKKTHGFLVRMRTKAGRKVINARRKKGRKRLAV; this is encoded by the coding sequence ATGCAACCAACATACAGACCAAACAGAAGAAAAAGAAAGAAAACTCATGGTTTTTTAGTTAGAATGAGAACCAAAGCTGGAAGAAAAGTAATAAACGCAAGAAGAAAAAAAGGCAGAAAAAGATTAGCCGTATAA